GTGCTGGCAGTCTAAGAAACAGGCACCCACGACAACATGACCGGCACATGACAATGCTGTCATGCAGCGGGCGTTGCCTCGGCGGCATCGCTTGTCCGCCGCCACGTGCTTTCCACAAGCTCCAACGCCTTCGAAGTTCGCGCAAAGTCTTCCCGTGGCGCCCCAACTTTTGCCAACTGGCGTGACTCGCCAATCCTGGCGGGGAGTAACTTGGCTCGGCACGCCCAAACTGTGTCGAAAATGTGCCAAAAATCTCATAAATTCTTAATCATTGGCGAAAACGCGCAATCAAGCTATCCTTGCCCGATTGTCGGGCGTGCAGCACACCATCCGCCCGTCAAGGGCGGCTGCAGGGAGGTTGGGCAACGGTTCCGGCATGACCAGTGGCCGCCGGCGCGGATACCATGGCCGAAAACGGCGACCGAAGATGACATAAGGCCTGAAAAGGTCGTGAAACATGACGCTTTACCAGATCAAACCGAAGTTCCAGGCTCTTCTGCGGCCATTGGTGAAGCGCCTTGCCGCGCGCGGCGTTACCGCCAACCAGGTCACGCTGGCTGCGGCTGGCGGGTCATTGGTAGCGGGGGCGCTGGTGGCCGCGCTAGCCTGGCTGCCGGGCGTGTTCCTGCTGATGCCGCTCTGGCTGTTCGTGCGCATGGCGCTCAACGCCATCGACGGCATGCTGGCCCGCGAACACGGGCAGCAGAGCGTGTTGGGCGCCTATCTCAATGAACTTGGGGACATCGTCTCCGATATTGCGCTGATCCTGCCGTTCGCCCTCGTTGTGCCGTTTGGTGCCGGCGAGATCATGGTGTTTGCGCTGCTGGCCGTCATCGTCGAGTGCGCTGGCCTGATCGGGCCGCTGGCGGGTGCCAGCCGCCGCTACGACGGCCCCCTGGGCAAGAGCGACCGGGCCCTGGTGCTGGGCGCGCTGGGCTTATGGGCCGGCCTCGGGCTGAGCCTGGCGCACGCAGCCCACTGGCTGTGGGTGCTGTTGTCGCTGCTGTCGTTGCTGACCATCGCCAACCGGGTGCGCCGCGGCGTGGCCGAGGGCGAGCAGGCACGCCAGGCCCGCGCCCAGGCAGCCCCGCACGCCAAATCGTCTTCCCAACCCGTGGAGTGATGCTACGTGGATAGTCAAACCGGCCGTACCGCTGTTGAGTCACAGTTCGAAACCCACGATGGCCAGCCGCTGTTCTATCGCCACTGGCCTGCGGCGCCCGCCACGGGCCAGGCACCGCAGGGCGCCGTTGTGCTGTTTCACCGCGGGCACGAGCATTCGGGCCGCATCGCCCACCTGGTGGACGAACTGGGCTTGCCCGGCCACGCCTTCTTTGCCTGGGACGCGCGCGGCCATGGCCGTTCGCCGGGCGAGCGCGGCTATAGCCCCAGCCTGGCCACATCGGTGCGCGATATCCAGACGTTCATCGACCAC
The Cupriavidus basilensis DNA segment above includes these coding regions:
- a CDS encoding CDP-alcohol phosphatidyltransferase family protein, with the protein product MTLYQIKPKFQALLRPLVKRLAARGVTANQVTLAAAGGSLVAGALVAALAWLPGVFLLMPLWLFVRMALNAIDGMLAREHGQQSVLGAYLNELGDIVSDIALILPFALVVPFGAGEIMVFALLAVIVECAGLIGPLAGASRRYDGPLGKSDRALVLGALGLWAGLGLSLAHAAHWLWVLLSLLSLLTIANRVRRGVAEGEQARQARAQAAPHAKSSSQPVE